From Halobacterium sp. R2-5, the proteins below share one genomic window:
- the cheY gene encoding chemotaxis protein CheY, producing MAKQVLLVDDSEFMRNLLREILEEEFEIADEAENGVEAVEMYKEYDPDLVMMDIVMPIRDGIEATSEIKDHDPSAHIIMCTSIGQEEKMKKAVKAGADGYITKPFQKPSVMDAISDVLAA from the coding sequence ATGGCGAAGCAGGTCCTACTGGTGGACGACTCGGAGTTTATGCGGAATTTGCTCCGCGAAATTCTCGAAGAGGAGTTCGAGATCGCGGACGAGGCAGAGAACGGGGTCGAAGCCGTGGAGATGTACAAGGAGTACGACCCCGACCTCGTGATGATGGACATCGTGATGCCGATCCGTGACGGCATCGAGGCGACCTCGGAGATCAAGGACCACGACCCGAGCGCTCACATCATCATGTGTACGAGCATCGGACAGGAGGAGAAGATGAAGAAGGCCGTGAAGGCTGGCGCGGACGGCTACATCACGAAGCCGTTCCAGAAGCCCAGCGTGATGGACGCCATCTCCGACGTGTTGGCGGCATGA
- a CDS encoding DUF5794 domain-containing protein, with product MSSSRHPVALRLEQRVGGDTRLLATVMLLPLVDGIFAALVLAGGLDTYVGIAQIGLLVFGGSATLAVILAEMDDDPRSQAATVLVVGIPLMLVAAAEAALAPAIETVVDIPTFERFAALVILAIAAKTASSTIGDYLPSPGIIIGLGFVASVQPAGAELVLAADPVLMLRAAAAGGVAVAFALAVVALQPYLREVVDIDRFRFGSAVALGTLALSIFGLVPSQSPLVVFGVAGLLAFDPEAGADTAPAPAPAVDDGPGGEQPATPDGGNDPDDDEAAYGYPGEDGAEERAPWL from the coding sequence ATGAGTAGCTCACGCCACCCCGTCGCCCTCCGCCTAGAGCAACGCGTAGGCGGCGACACTCGGCTGCTCGCTACCGTCATGCTGCTCCCGCTCGTGGACGGCATCTTCGCCGCCCTTGTGCTCGCGGGCGGCCTGGACACCTACGTCGGCATCGCCCAGATCGGGCTGCTCGTCTTCGGCGGCAGCGCGACGCTCGCGGTCATCCTCGCGGAGATGGACGACGACCCGCGCTCGCAGGCCGCGACCGTGCTCGTCGTCGGCATCCCGCTGATGCTCGTCGCCGCCGCCGAGGCCGCGCTCGCGCCCGCCATCGAGACGGTCGTCGACATCCCGACGTTCGAGCGCTTCGCCGCGCTCGTCATCCTCGCCATCGCCGCGAAGACCGCCAGCTCCACCATCGGCGACTACCTGCCGTCGCCCGGCATCATCATCGGGCTCGGATTCGTCGCGAGCGTCCAGCCCGCCGGCGCCGAACTCGTGCTCGCCGCCGACCCCGTGCTGATGCTGCGCGCCGCCGCCGCCGGCGGCGTCGCCGTCGCGTTCGCGCTCGCCGTCGTGGCGCTCCAGCCGTACCTCCGCGAAGTCGTGGACATCGACCGCTTCCGCTTCGGGAGCGCGGTCGCGCTCGGCACGCTCGCGCTGTCCATCTTCGGGCTCGTCCCGTCGCAGTCGCCGCTCGTCGTCTTCGGCGTCGCCGGCCTGCTCGCGTTCGACCCCGAAGCCGGCGCCGACACGGCGCCCGCACCCGCGCCCGCCGTCGACGACGGCCCCGGCGGCGAACAGCCCGCCACGCCCGACGGCGGCAACGACCCCGACGACGACGAAGCCGCCTACGGCTACCCCGGCGAGGACGGCGCCGAAGAGCGCGCGCCCTGGCTGTAA
- a CDS encoding site-specific integrase: protein MNDRSLEPIEPEDAFDWYLDEKDAEYSENTLNAHRIRLQHFVRWCDEVGLDNLNDLDGRKVHRYKTWRTKEGDLNRVSQRTQMSTLRVFIRFCEKIDAVPEGLHEKVLVPSISKKEKARRKDVDTDEILAALHYLRKYEYASNRHTALELMWHTAMRLGEIHGLDVEDYYPQKSYIKVKHRESSGTPLKNKHSGERAVNLSEGMGRLLDDYLADNRIDATDDNDRQPLISTNYGRVSRTAIRNWVYQMTRPCEYGEPCPDDRDPDECEYAGSSPAAGCPFNYFPHAIRSASITYHRNNGWPVEHLSDRVNASPEIIKSHYDEPEDADALARREEFMKDL, encoded by the coding sequence ATGAACGACCGCTCCCTCGAACCAATCGAGCCAGAAGACGCGTTCGATTGGTACCTCGATGAGAAGGACGCAGAGTACAGTGAGAACACGCTCAACGCTCACCGAATCAGGCTTCAACACTTCGTCCGCTGGTGTGACGAAGTTGGATTGGACAATCTGAACGACCTCGACGGCAGGAAGGTCCACCGATACAAGACGTGGCGGACCAAGGAGGGCGACTTGAATCGAGTGAGCCAACGGACCCAGATGTCCACGCTCCGTGTGTTCATCCGGTTTTGCGAGAAGATTGACGCGGTGCCGGAAGGCCTCCACGAGAAGGTCTTGGTGCCGTCCATCAGCAAGAAGGAGAAGGCTCGTCGGAAGGATGTCGATACTGACGAGATATTGGCGGCTCTCCACTACCTTCGGAAGTACGAGTACGCGAGCAACCGCCACACAGCGCTCGAATTGATGTGGCACACAGCGATGCGACTCGGCGAGATTCACGGACTCGACGTGGAGGACTACTACCCTCAGAAGAGCTATATCAAGGTCAAGCACCGGGAATCCTCCGGAACGCCCCTGAAAAACAAACACAGCGGCGAGCGAGCAGTGAACCTATCTGAGGGAATGGGTCGCCTGTTAGACGACTACCTCGCCGACAACCGAATTGACGCGACGGACGACAACGACCGACAGCCCCTGATTTCGACTAACTACGGTCGGGTCTCTCGAACCGCGATTCGCAACTGGGTGTATCAGATGACTCGCCCCTGCGAATATGGGGAACCCTGTCCTGACGACCGTGACCCCGATGAGTGTGAGTACGCGGGAAGCTCGCCCGCCGCCGGCTGTCCGTTCAACTACTTCCCTCACGCGATTCGAAGTGCATCAATCACCTACCATCGAAACAACGGTTGGCCGGTCGAGCATCTCAGCGACCGCGTGAATGCCTCTCCAGAAATTATCAAGTCACACTACGACGAGCCAGAAGATGCTGACGCGCTTGCTCGTCGGGAGGAATTTATGAAAGACCTGTAG
- a CDS encoding universal stress protein encodes MYRVLVPVDDNVERALSQARYVASLPEAAENVEAIVLFVFTGDNGDLPEDVQQFKSASRIQSVRRAQEFLEDAGVTVQVRDDSGDTTDDILADAEEYDVDAIVLGGRKRSPAGKAIFGSVTQSVILNSDRPVVVTGEDA; translated from the coding sequence ATGTACCGCGTGCTGGTGCCGGTCGACGACAACGTAGAACGCGCGCTCTCGCAGGCCCGCTACGTCGCGAGCCTGCCGGAGGCGGCGGAGAACGTCGAAGCGATCGTACTGTTCGTGTTCACTGGCGACAACGGCGACCTCCCGGAGGACGTCCAGCAGTTCAAGTCCGCGAGCCGCATCCAGTCCGTGCGGCGCGCCCAGGAGTTCCTCGAGGACGCCGGCGTCACCGTCCAGGTCCGGGACGACTCCGGGGACACCACCGACGACATCCTCGCAGACGCCGAGGAGTACGACGTCGACGCCATCGTGCTCGGCGGCCGGAAGCGCTCGCCCGCCGGGAAGGCCATCTTCGGCAGCGTCACCCAGTCGGTCATCCTGAACAGCGACCGCCCCGTGGTCGTCACGGGCGAGGACGCCTGA
- a CDS encoding PRC-barrel domain-containing protein yields the protein MEPGPDEITSLVGREVYSNNGVFVGEVEDVRLNLDAEVVNGLALSELNSQLFSSTETGKKGVIIPYRWVRAVGDVVLINDVVERYENPDEDAEVAV from the coding sequence ATGGAACCCGGACCAGACGAAATCACCTCGCTCGTCGGCCGCGAGGTTTACTCGAACAACGGCGTCTTCGTCGGGGAAGTCGAAGACGTCCGCCTGAACCTCGACGCGGAAGTGGTCAACGGCCTCGCGCTCAGCGAACTCAACTCCCAGCTGTTCTCCAGCACCGAGACCGGGAAGAAGGGCGTCATCATCCCGTACCGTTGGGTGCGCGCGGTCGGCGACGTCGTCCTCATCAACGACGTCGTCGAGCGCTACGAGAACCCCGACGAGGACGCGGAAGTCGCGGTCTGA
- a CDS encoding response regulator, which yields MDTQDSPVVLVVDDERDLADLFTAWLSSDYDVETVYSGQDALGALDDAVDVVLLDRRMPDLSGDAVLAEVRERGLDCRVAMVTAVDPDFDIVEMGFDDYVTKPVSSEELHELVERLLARKQHDSAVQRYFQLVSKRAALDAQHGADAGDDPKYEALEAEIESLEAEVDSLTEEFSEDDFAAQLHRIGQDAAAEDDG from the coding sequence ATGGACACTCAGGACTCCCCCGTCGTGCTCGTCGTGGACGACGAACGCGACCTCGCCGACCTCTTCACAGCGTGGCTGTCCAGCGACTACGACGTCGAGACCGTCTACAGCGGACAGGACGCGCTCGGCGCGCTCGACGACGCCGTCGACGTCGTGTTGCTCGACCGCCGCATGCCCGACCTCTCGGGGGACGCGGTGCTCGCGGAGGTCCGCGAGCGCGGCCTCGACTGCCGGGTGGCGATGGTGACCGCCGTCGATCCGGACTTCGACATCGTCGAGATGGGGTTCGACGACTACGTCACCAAGCCGGTCTCCAGCGAGGAGCTCCACGAGCTCGTCGAGCGATTACTCGCGCGCAAGCAGCACGACTCGGCCGTCCAGCGGTACTTCCAGCTGGTGTCGAAGCGCGCCGCCCTGGACGCCCAGCACGGCGCGGACGCCGGCGACGACCCGAAGTACGAGGCGCTGGAGGCCGAGATCGAGTCCCTGGAGGCGGAGGTCGACTCGCTCACCGAGGAGTTCAGTGAGGACGACTTCGCGGCACAGCTCCACCGCATCGGCCAGGACGCTGCCGCCGAAGACGACGGCTGA
- a CDS encoding DEAD/DEAH box helicase: protein MDDLADWLRDRPHYDGQIVDERTLPGREARTRDVDLESRLSSALAGRGIDALYDHQADAVEAVRDGDDVVIATETASGKSLAYTVPAFERAMDHGGRTLYVAPQNALVADQEETLSNLASDLGFGSRVQVDTYTGRLSRSEKQAVRDRRPTVLLTNPEMLHYALLPHGHRLWEWFFSGLETVVIDEVHEYRGVFGGHVAHVLRRLRRVCERFDADPEFVCCSATIGNPVEHAARVTGKPETGFALVDDDASERGPRHWLLWNPPEEAGGEGRRRSSHVETRRLMADLVTRGHQTLAFTRSRQGAERNATGTADDLRERGEHALANEIAAYQAALTDDRRRSLEAGLHDGGLRGVWSTSALELGVDVGGLDAVLLDGYPGTRMNTFQRAGRAGRGTDPAAVVLIAGEDQLDQYVMHHPEELFEGDPENAIVDPANEHLLDPHLASAARENWLSPDDEAYFPRFDERVETLEERGVLERRDTREGTRWTYAGDGSPQHEMSLRSIDDREVRLLDPSGDTIASMEFSDALRDAHPGAIYHHQGQRYEVVDLDLHNEVADLQPTYADHYTRVLTDKDMDVRADREERAPFAREDVSVRFADVTLTEQVTGYERRNAKRGETEATVSLDLPEQTLETRALYYTVPPDVEADLRAGGDLPGAIHAAEHAMISMFPTELLCDRGDIGGLSTPVHPHTGRPTIFIYDGYPGGVGLARAGFDAVAGLAERTLAMLESCDCADGCPACVQSPQCGNANDPLDKELAIDLLAALTGA, encoded by the coding sequence GTGGACGACCTCGCCGACTGGCTGCGCGACCGCCCGCACTACGACGGCCAAATCGTCGACGAGCGCACGCTCCCCGGGCGGGAGGCGCGCACCCGGGACGTCGACCTCGAATCCCGCCTGTCGTCGGCGCTCGCGGGCCGCGGCATCGACGCGCTCTACGACCACCAGGCCGACGCCGTCGAAGCAGTCCGGGACGGCGACGACGTCGTAATCGCGACGGAGACGGCCAGCGGGAAGAGTTTGGCGTACACGGTGCCGGCGTTCGAGCGCGCGATGGACCACGGCGGCCGCACGCTGTACGTCGCGCCGCAGAACGCGCTCGTCGCCGACCAGGAGGAGACGCTCTCGAACCTCGCGAGCGACCTCGGGTTCGGCAGTCGCGTGCAGGTGGACACGTACACCGGCCGGCTCTCCCGCTCGGAGAAGCAGGCGGTGCGGGACCGCCGGCCGACCGTCCTGCTGACGAACCCCGAGATGCTGCACTACGCGCTGCTGCCCCACGGCCACCGGCTCTGGGAGTGGTTCTTCTCGGGGTTGGAGACGGTCGTGATAGACGAGGTCCACGAGTACCGCGGCGTCTTCGGCGGGCACGTCGCGCACGTGCTGCGCCGCTTGCGTCGTGTGTGCGAGCGATTCGACGCGGACCCCGAGTTCGTCTGCTGCTCGGCGACCATCGGCAACCCCGTCGAGCACGCCGCGCGCGTGACCGGCAAACCCGAGACCGGGTTCGCGCTCGTGGACGACGACGCGAGCGAGCGCGGCCCGCGGCACTGGCTGCTGTGGAATCCCCCCGAGGAGGCCGGCGGCGAGGGCCGGCGCCGGTCTTCGCACGTCGAGACGCGGCGGCTGATGGCGGACCTCGTGACGCGCGGCCACCAGACGCTGGCGTTCACGCGCTCCCGACAGGGCGCCGAGCGCAACGCCACGGGCACTGCTGACGACCTCCGCGAGCGCGGCGAGCACGCCCTCGCGAACGAGATTGCCGCGTACCAGGCGGCGCTCACGGACGACCGCCGGCGGAGCCTCGAAGCCGGCCTCCACGACGGCGGCCTGCGCGGCGTCTGGAGCACGAGCGCGCTCGAACTCGGCGTGGACGTCGGCGGCCTCGACGCCGTGCTGCTGGACGGCTACCCGGGGACGCGCATGAACACGTTCCAGCGCGCGGGGCGCGCCGGCCGCGGCACCGACCCCGCGGCTGTCGTGCTAATCGCTGGCGAGGACCAGCTCGACCAGTACGTCATGCACCACCCCGAGGAGCTGTTCGAGGGGGACCCCGAGAACGCCATCGTCGACCCCGCGAACGAGCACCTGCTCGACCCGCACCTCGCGTCTGCCGCGCGGGAGAACTGGCTGTCGCCCGACGACGAAGCGTACTTCCCGCGGTTCGACGAGCGCGTGGAGACACTGGAAGAGCGGGGCGTGCTCGAACGCCGCGACACCCGGGAGGGGACGCGGTGGACGTACGCTGGCGACGGCAGCCCCCAGCACGAGATGAGCCTGCGCTCTATCGACGACCGCGAAGTCCGGCTGCTCGACCCCTCCGGCGACACCATCGCGTCGATGGAGTTCTCGGACGCACTCCGGGACGCCCACCCGGGCGCCATCTACCACCACCAGGGCCAGCGCTACGAGGTCGTGGACCTCGACCTCCACAACGAGGTCGCAGACCTCCAGCCGACGTACGCCGACCACTACACGCGCGTGCTCACGGACAAGGACATGGACGTACGGGCGGACCGCGAGGAGCGCGCGCCGTTCGCCCGCGAGGACGTGTCGGTGCGGTTCGCGGACGTCACGCTCACCGAGCAAGTCACGGGCTACGAGCGCCGGAACGCCAAGCGCGGCGAGACGGAGGCCACCGTTAGTCTGGACCTCCCCGAGCAGACCCTGGAGACGCGCGCACTCTACTACACGGTGCCGCCGGACGTCGAGGCCGACCTGCGCGCCGGGGGCGACCTCCCGGGCGCGATTCACGCCGCCGAGCACGCGATGATTTCGATGTTCCCGACCGAACTGCTCTGCGACCGCGGGGATATCGGCGGGCTCTCGACGCCCGTCCACCCGCACACGGGGCGCCCGACCATCTTCATCTACGACGGCTATCCGGGCGGCGTGGGGCTCGCGCGCGCCGGCTTCGACGCGGTCGCGGGGCTCGCGGAGCGAACGCTCGCGATGCTGGAATCCTGTGACTGCGCGGACGGCTGCCCGGCGTGCGTGCAGTCCCCGCAGTGCGGGAACGCCAACGACCCGCTCGACAAGGAGCTCGCGATCGACCTGCTGGCCGCGCTCACCGGAGCGTGA
- a CDS encoding chemotaxis protein CheW — protein sequence MMNLEGGDRAVETAAHVVEFQLGNEVCAIDIDAVDSIVESKQVTRVPRAPEAVEGVMDLRGETTAIVDPREFLAIEGDLASDNILVLDRADDKQKIGLRVAEVTEVSEYADLQVDTGDDLDRIGTAAVERDLVKGVIRKLNEELEEDEDIEDADVDLVLWLDIDRLIDAVADDENGDNQH from the coding sequence ATGATGAATCTGGAGGGCGGCGACCGAGCAGTCGAGACGGCCGCCCACGTCGTCGAGTTCCAACTCGGCAACGAGGTGTGCGCCATCGACATCGACGCCGTCGACAGCATCGTCGAGTCGAAGCAAGTGACCCGGGTGCCGCGGGCGCCCGAAGCCGTCGAGGGCGTGATGGACCTCCGCGGGGAGACCACCGCGATCGTCGACCCGCGGGAGTTCCTCGCCATCGAGGGCGACCTCGCCTCGGACAACATCCTCGTGCTCGACCGCGCCGACGACAAGCAGAAGATCGGCCTGCGGGTCGCGGAGGTCACGGAGGTCTCCGAGTACGCCGACCTGCAGGTCGACACCGGCGACGACCTCGACCGCATCGGCACCGCGGCCGTCGAGCGCGACCTCGTGAAGGGCGTCATCCGGAAGCTCAACGAGGAGCTCGAGGAGGACGAGGACATCGAGGACGCCGACGTCGACCTCGTGCTGTGGCTGGACATCGACCGGCTCATCGACGCCGTCGCAGACGACGAGAACGGCGACAATCAGCACTGA
- the guaB gene encoding IMP dehydrogenase has protein sequence MANDSSTNGRFSEKLRVPEALTFDDVLLRPAESRVEPDDADVSTRVSTNVSLNTPILSAAMDTVTESDLAIAMAREGGLGVLHRNMDVEETAAEVERVKQADELVISRENVVTARPGQTVSEVDEMMSYEGVSGAPVVDDDDEVLGIISGTDIRPYLEVGESDTVREAMTDEVITASEDVTARDALELMYEHKIERVPLVDADDRLVGLVTMQGILERREHENAARDEQGRLRVGVAVGPFETDRATAADDADADVLFIDCAHAHNENVIESAREISETVDADVVVGNVGTREAAEAIVDFADGIKVGIGPGSICTTRVVTGAGMPQITAISEVADVADPENVPVIADGGIRYSGDAAKAIAAGADAVMLGSYFAGTDEAPGRVITMNGKKYKQYRGMGSVGAMQSGGGDRYLKDEDEDEEFVPEGVEAATPYKGPLAQELHQLVGGIQSGMGYVGAETIPEFKADAEFVRVSSAGQTEGHPHDVMITDEAPNYSPQNE, from the coding sequence ATGGCGAACGATTCCTCGACGAACGGCCGGTTCTCCGAGAAGCTCCGCGTTCCGGAAGCGCTGACCTTCGACGACGTGCTCCTGCGACCCGCAGAGAGCCGCGTCGAGCCCGACGACGCCGACGTCTCCACCAGGGTCTCCACGAACGTCTCGCTGAACACCCCGATTCTCTCCGCGGCGATGGACACCGTCACGGAGTCCGACCTCGCCATCGCGATGGCCCGCGAGGGCGGCCTCGGCGTCCTCCACCGCAACATGGACGTCGAGGAGACCGCCGCCGAGGTCGAGCGCGTCAAGCAGGCCGACGAACTCGTCATCAGCCGCGAGAACGTCGTCACCGCGCGCCCCGGCCAGACCGTCAGCGAGGTCGACGAGATGATGAGCTACGAGGGCGTCTCCGGCGCGCCCGTCGTCGACGACGACGACGAAGTCCTCGGCATCATCTCCGGGACGGACATCCGCCCGTACCTCGAAGTCGGCGAGTCCGACACCGTCCGCGAGGCGATGACCGACGAGGTCATCACCGCCAGCGAGGACGTCACCGCGCGCGACGCGCTCGAGCTCATGTACGAGCACAAGATCGAGCGCGTGCCGCTCGTCGACGCCGACGACCGCCTCGTGGGCCTCGTCACGATGCAGGGCATCCTCGAGCGCCGCGAGCACGAGAACGCCGCCCGAGACGAGCAGGGACGCCTCCGCGTCGGCGTCGCCGTCGGGCCGTTCGAGACCGACCGCGCGACCGCCGCCGACGACGCTGACGCGGACGTGCTGTTCATCGACTGCGCGCACGCCCACAACGAGAACGTCATCGAGTCCGCCCGGGAGATCAGCGAGACCGTCGACGCGGACGTCGTCGTCGGGAACGTCGGCACCCGCGAGGCCGCCGAGGCCATCGTCGACTTCGCGGACGGCATCAAGGTCGGCATCGGCCCCGGTTCCATCTGCACGACGCGCGTCGTCACGGGCGCCGGCATGCCCCAGATTACGGCCATCTCCGAAGTCGCGGACGTCGCCGACCCCGAGAACGTCCCCGTCATCGCGGACGGCGGCATCCGGTACTCCGGCGACGCCGCGAAGGCTATCGCCGCGGGCGCCGACGCCGTCATGCTCGGCTCCTACTTCGCGGGGACCGACGAGGCCCCCGGTCGCGTCATCACGATGAACGGCAAGAAGTACAAGCAGTACCGCGGCATGGGCTCGGTCGGCGCGATGCAGTCCGGCGGCGGCGACCGCTACCTCAAGGACGAAGACGAGGACGAGGAGTTCGTCCCCGAGGGCGTCGAGGCCGCCACGCCGTACAAGGGCCCGCTCGCCCAGGAGCTCCACCAGCTCGTCGGCGGCATCCAGTCCGGCATGGGGTACGTCGGCGCCGAGACCATCCCCGAGTTCAAGGCCGACGCCGAGTTCGTCCGCGTCTCCTCGGCCGGCCAGACCGAGGGCCACCCCCACGACGTGATGATCACGGACGAGGCGCCGAACTACAGCCCGCAGAACGAGTAA
- a CDS encoding pyridoxal phosphate-dependent aminotransferase, whose protein sequence is MFPRLDYLEWISGRPEVALYDLASSDLRGDRGHEPEAVPGPLEGLDDPPKGATVETQIAGAYGVHPDQVLVTAGATLANVVATATALGLDPDEDSDEKQRVLVEKPAYEPLVETPAALGAEVDRFLRGDVYRLDVERVENALTEQTELVTVTNRHNPSGSLTERETLADLANVASDAGARLLVDEVYAPYVTEERDGPFGGPTAAGLDNTVVTNSLTKFHGLGDLRIGWLVADREFVERARSVSHHFHGAAGTSRALARRALHNEAHLAERSRTLLAENTELLESFLAERDDVDGFVADGSTFAFLDPANAGGDELVEAAWDEGVLVVPGRFFDDEERVRVSLGRNPSEVASALDALRGVLDGFQ, encoded by the coding sequence ATGTTCCCGCGGCTCGACTACCTCGAGTGGATCTCCGGCCGGCCCGAGGTCGCGCTGTACGACCTCGCGTCCAGCGACCTGCGCGGCGACCGCGGCCACGAGCCCGAGGCCGTGCCCGGGCCGCTGGAGGGCCTCGACGACCCGCCGAAGGGCGCGACGGTGGAGACGCAGATCGCGGGCGCGTACGGCGTCCACCCCGACCAGGTGCTGGTGACCGCCGGCGCGACGCTCGCCAACGTCGTCGCCACCGCGACCGCGCTCGGCCTCGACCCCGACGAAGACAGCGACGAGAAACAGCGCGTGCTGGTCGAGAAACCGGCCTACGAGCCGCTCGTTGAGACCCCGGCGGCGCTCGGCGCGGAGGTCGACCGGTTCCTGCGCGGCGACGTCTACCGGCTGGACGTCGAGCGCGTGGAGAACGCGCTCACGGAGCAGACCGAGCTTGTCACCGTGACGAACCGTCACAACCCCAGCGGCTCGCTGACCGAACGCGAGACGCTCGCGGACCTCGCGAACGTCGCCAGCGACGCCGGCGCGCGCCTGCTCGTCGACGAAGTGTACGCGCCGTACGTCACCGAGGAGCGCGACGGCCCGTTCGGCGGGCCGACCGCTGCCGGACTCGATAATACCGTCGTCACGAACTCGCTGACGAAGTTCCACGGGCTCGGCGACCTCCGCATCGGGTGGCTGGTCGCGGACCGCGAGTTCGTCGAGCGCGCGCGCTCGGTCTCCCACCACTTCCACGGGGCCGCGGGCACGTCCCGCGCGCTCGCCCGCCGCGCGCTCCACAACGAGGCGCACCTCGCGGAGCGCTCGCGCACGCTGCTCGCGGAGAACACCGAGCTCCTGGAGTCGTTCCTCGCCGAGCGCGACGACGTCGACGGGTTCGTCGCCGACGGCTCGACGTTTGCGTTCCTCGACCCCGCGAACGCCGGCGGCGACGAACTCGTGGAGGCTGCGTGGGACGAGGGCGTGCTCGTCGTGCCCGGTCGGTTCTTCGACGACGAGGAGCGCGTCCGCGTGAGCCTCGGACGGAATCCCAGCGAGGTCGCGTCCGCGCTCGACGCGCTCCGCGGGGTACTCGACGGCTTCCAGTAG
- a CDS encoding DHH family phosphoesterase has product MSSRATISSMSTYAILGCGSVGHAVAEELVERGKDVLIVDRDESRVEALRDQDLNAQVADIRDEEVAGLVADRDVVLIMASDVEANEAAVANIRGRNSEQFVVVRASDPVTSDELTELGADVVINPSSVIADAALRALESGELEYKARQLADVIQGTEDRLAIVTHDNPDPDSIAAAAALDAIADHLGVAADILYFGDIGHQENRAFVNLLDIELTPFGDVDIDDYDTVALVDPAKAGDVTLDREVDIFLDHYEVDEQFDAEFADVRPNVSATSTILTKYIQEFDLSVSQEVATALLYGIRAETLDFRRDTTPADLTAAAYLYPFADHDTLEQVESPNMSPETLDVLAEAIANREVQGSHLVSNAGFISDRDALSQAASQLLNLEGITTTAVFGIVEDTIYLAARSKDIRLNIGRVLADAFENIGESAGHSTQASAEIPLGIFTGIEATEENRETLLSLTEEAVTQKLFDAMGVESESSGGSNGS; this is encoded by the coding sequence ATGAGCAGCCGGGCAACCATCTCCTCGATGTCTACGTACGCCATTCTCGGGTGCGGGAGCGTCGGGCACGCCGTCGCCGAGGAGCTGGTCGAACGGGGGAAGGACGTCCTCATCGTGGACCGCGACGAGTCCCGCGTGGAGGCGCTGCGGGACCAGGACCTGAACGCGCAGGTCGCGGACATCCGCGACGAGGAGGTCGCGGGTCTGGTCGCGGACCGGGACGTCGTCCTCATCATGGCGTCTGACGTCGAGGCCAACGAGGCGGCGGTGGCGAACATCCGCGGGCGGAACAGCGAGCAGTTCGTCGTCGTGCGCGCGAGCGACCCCGTGACCAGCGACGAGCTCACGGAGCTCGGCGCGGACGTCGTCATCAACCCCTCGTCGGTCATCGCGGACGCGGCGCTGCGAGCGCTCGAGTCCGGCGAGCTGGAGTACAAGGCCCGACAGCTCGCGGACGTCATCCAGGGCACGGAGGACCGGCTGGCGATCGTCACGCACGACAACCCCGACCCGGACTCCATCGCGGCGGCGGCCGCGCTGGACGCCATCGCCGACCACCTCGGCGTGGCAGCGGACATCCTCTACTTCGGGGACATCGGCCACCAAGAGAACCGCGCGTTCGTCAATCTCCTCGACATCGAGCTGACGCCGTTCGGGGACGTGGACATCGACGACTACGACACGGTCGCGCTCGTCGACCCGGCGAAGGCGGGCGACGTCACGCTCGACCGCGAGGTCGACATCTTCCTCGACCACTACGAGGTCGACGAGCAGTTCGACGCGGAGTTCGCGGACGTGCGGCCGAACGTCTCCGCGACGTCGACCATCCTCACGAAGTACATCCAGGAGTTCGACCTGTCCGTCAGCCAGGAGGTCGCGACAGCCCTGCTGTACGGGATTCGCGCGGAGACGCTGGACTTCCGCCGGGACACGACGCCAGCGGACCTGACGGCGGCGGCGTACCTCTACCCGTTCGCGGACCACGACACCCTCGAACAGGTGGAGTCGCCGAACATGAGCCCGGAGACCCTGGACGTGCTCGCGGAGGCCATCGCGAACCGCGAGGTCCAGGGCAGCCACCTCGTCTCGAACGCGGGGTTCATCAGCGACCGGGACGCGTTATCGCAAGCGGCCTCCCAGCTACTGAATCTCGAGGGCATCACGACGACGGCGGTGTTCGGTATCGTCGAGGACACCATCTACCTCGCAGCGCGCTCGAAGGACATCCGGCTGAACATCGGGCGCGTGCTCGCCGACGCCTTCGAGAACATCGGCGAGTCCGCCGGCCACTCCACGCAGGCCTCGGCGGAGATTCCGCTCGGCATCTTCACGGGCATCGAGGCCACCGAGGAGAACCGCGAGACGCTGCTGTCGCTCACGGAGGAAGCGGTCACGCAGAAGCTCTTCGACGCGATGGGCGTCGAGTCCGAGAGTTCCGGCGGCTCGAACGGCAGCTGA